The following are from one region of the Nicotiana tabacum cultivar K326 chromosome 3, ASM71507v2, whole genome shotgun sequence genome:
- the LOC107775344 gene encoding putative pectate lyase 2, with the protein MSSLAFVLTLLFLGISTLHAEYYAPLPYSYSYAPTTKKTTNVIDSCWRTKSNWAKNRRALADCAVGYGKAAIGGKLGAIYVVTNPSDDPVNPKPGTLRYGVIQSKPLWITFAKNMVITLKNELMINSYKTIDGRGAKVEIAYGPCITIAHVSHVIIHGISIHDCKPGKKGIVRDSPVHAGHRGGADGDGIDIFHSSHIWIDHCYLARCTDGLIDVIHASTAVTISNNYFTQHDKVMLFGHNDNNKEDKIMKVTVAFNYFGPGLIERMPRVRLGYAHVANNRYEKWLMYAIGGSANPTIFSEGNYFMAYKSTQVTKREAKNGWKNWKWRSSKDKFMNGAYFIPSGYGSTNPYYSKAQSFPVADGSMVPSLTADAGPLRCTSYKC; encoded by the exons ATGTCTTCTTTAGCATTTGTACTTACTCTTCTTTTTTTGGGTATATCAACTTTACATGCCGAGTATTATGCACCTCTTCCTTATAGTTATAGTTATGCACCTACTACTAAAAAAACTACGAATGTGATTGATTCTTGTTGGCGTACCAAATCAAATTGGGCCAAGAACCGCCGTGCATTGGCTGATTGTGCCGTCGGCTACGGCAAAGCTGCCATCGGAGGGAAATTGGGTGCCATATATGTCGTTACTAATCCGTCGGACGACCCCGTAAACCCTAAACCAGGTACACTAAGATATGgtgtaattcaatccaaaccaCTATGGATTACTTTCGCCAAAAACATGGTTATAACACTAAAGAATGAGCTTATGATCAATAGTTACAAGACTATAGATGGAAGAGGAGCTAAAGTGGAGATTGCATATGGACCTTGTATCACAATTGCACATGTTAGCCATGTGATTATACATGGGATTAGCATCCATGATTGTAAGCCTGGTAAAAAAGGCATTGTGCGGGATAGTCCGGTGCATGCCGGCCATCGTGGCGGCGCTGACGGAGACGGTATTGATATTTTTCATTCTTCTCATATTTGGATCGACCATTGCTATCTTGCACGTTGCACCGATGGCCTTATTGACGTTATTCATGCTTCTACTGCTGTTACCATCTCCAACAACTACTTCACTCAGCATGATAAA GTTATGTTATTTGGGCACAATGATAACAATAAAGAAGACAAGATTATGAAAGTGACGGTAGCCTTCAACTACTTTGGCCCTGGTTTAATAGAACGAATGCCAAG AGTGAGGCTAGGTTATGCTCATGTGGCCAACAATCGGTACGAAAAATGGTTGATGTATGCTATTGGTGGAAGTGCAAATCCAACCATCTTCAGTGAAGGAAATTATTTCATGGCATATAAATCCACACAA GTTACGAAGAGGGAAGCAAAGAATGGGTGGAAGAATTGGAAGTGGAGGTCTTCAAAGGATAAATTTATGAATGGAGcatattttataccatctggATATGGAAGTACTAATCCATATTACTCAAAGGCTCAGTCATTTCCTGTGGCTGATGGATCTATGGTTCCTTCTTTAACTGCTGATGCTGGACCTTTACGTTGCACATCCTATAAATGTTAa